ACGGGCGATCTCCTCGGCGCGGGCCGCCAGGATCAGCGCCGCGGCGCGCTCCTGGGTCATGCCCTCGATGCCGAAGTCGACGATCTCGTCCGCTGCCAGGTCGGACAAGTCCTCGCTGGTGCGCACGCCGTGCTCGGCCAGAGCAAAGGCCGTTTCCTCGTCCATCCCCTCCAACGCCAGCAGGTCCTCGGTGGGCTGAGTCCCTTCCAGTCCTTCTTCCTCGGCCAGCGCGGCATTGAGCAGCGCGTCGCGGGCACGGGCGCGCAGTTCTTCGACGATGTCTTCGTCGAAACCCTCCACCGCCAGCAGCTCGCCAACCGGCACGTAGGCAATTTCTTCGACCGTGTTGAAGCCTTCGGACACCAGGATCGCGGAAATTTCCTCGTCCACTTCCAGGCGATCCATGAACAGCTGGCGCGCCGATGCCTGTTCAGCCTCGGACTTGGCGGCCACCTGGTCGGCGGTCATCACGTTGAGCTGCCAACCGGTCAGGCGGCTGGCCAGACGCACGTTCTGGCCGCCCTTGCCGATCGCCTGTGCCAGGCGGTCTTCCGCCACGGCCAGGTCCATCGAATGCTTGTCTTCATCGACGATGATCGACTGCACTTCGGCAGGCGCCATCGCGTTGATCACGAAGTTGGCCGGGTTCTCGTTCCACAACACGATGTCCACGCGCTCGCCATTGAGCTCGTTAGATACCGCCTGCACGCGCGAACCGCGCATGCCGATGCACGCACCGATCGGGTCGGTGCGGGTGTCGTGCGCAATCACCGCGATCTTGGCGCGGTCACCCGGATCACGTGCGCAGGCCTTGATCTCGACCAGGCCCTGGCCCACTTCCGGCACTTCCAGCTTGAACAGCTCGATCATGAATTCCGGTGCGGCGCGGCTGATGAACAGCTGCGGGCCACGCGGCTCTGAGCGCACTTCGGCCAGATAACCGCGCACACGGTCGCCCGGGCGCAGCACATCGCGCGGAATGCCCTTGTCCTTCGGAATGAAGGCTTCGGCATTACCGCCCAGGTCCACAAAGATGTTGCCGCGCTCGGCACGCTTGACCACGCCGGTGATCAACTCACCCACGCGATCCTTCCACGCATCGACCACCTGCTGCCGCTCGGCTTCGCGCACACGCTGCACGATGACCTGCTTGGCGGCCTGCGCGGCGATGCGGCCGAAGTCCGGGTTTTCGATTTGCTCTTCGACGTAGTCACCGACATCGACGCCGTCGGCTTCCTCGATGGCATCCATCAGGCGCACCTGGCGGTCGGGCGACTCCATCACCACATCGTCGGCCACCACTTCCCAACGGCGGAAGGTTTCGTAATTGCCATCCTTGTGATCGATGGTCACGCGCGTCAGCACGTCCTGGTCGGGATAGCGCTTCTTCGCCGCGGAAGCCAAAGCGGCCTCGATCGCGTCGAAGATCACCTCACGCGGCACGCCTTTTTCGTTGGCGACCGCATCCACTACCAGCAAAAGTTCCTTGCTCATTTAGTCACTCCGCGCGCGGCTTGCCAGCCGCCGGCTCGTTGGATGGTTTCTTCTTGTCGTGCCCGGGTTTTTTCGGGCCGGGCTTATTCGGTTTCTGCGGTGCCAGGCCCAGTGCGACCCAGTCCGGCAGGATGCGCGCCTTGTCGATATTGTCGAAGCCGATCTGCACGTCCTTGCCATCGACCGAGAACACGACTGCAGCAGCTTCAGTGTCGATGCGGACGATCTGGCCCTGAAAGCGGCGCCGGCCATCCTGCGCCAGCTTCAACACGATCTTGGCGGACTCGCCGACATGGCGGGCGAACTGATCCAGCGTGAACAAGGGACGATCCACACCTGGCGAGGAGACTTCCAGGGTGTAATTGCCGCTGATTGGATCTTCGACGTCCAACTGGGCAGACACTTCGCGGCTCACGCGCTCGCAGTCATCGACGTTGATGATGCGATCGGGCTGCTCGGCGAGCGGCACATCGATATACAGGCGCAACGTTGCGCCACCCGGGGCCGGAAGATATTCGACACCCAGCAGTTCCAGACCCAAGGACTCAACCGTTGGACCCAGCAGATTGGCGATTTCGGTCGCTTTTTCGCTCACAGACTGCCCTGATCAGATGATTGCCAGTAGAACCCCCGGCAACCGGCAGCAAACTTTCCGGTTCCGGAAAAAACAAGGGGCCCGATGGGCCCCTTGCGTGAAAAAAGCCCGACCTCTCAGGGTCGGCGCAAGGACGGGAACATGCGTCCTTACGATCCAAGAAGCTGATGAGTTGCCCGAAGGCAACATATCAAAACTTGGTAGCGGGGGCAGGATTTGAACCTGCGACCTTCGGGTTATGAGCCCGACGAGCTGCCAGACTGCTCCACCCCGCAGCAGAAGCGGAATTATGAAGAACTTGGGAGAAAATTGCAAGCCCTAGTTTTTCATCTGTTGAAGACCTTGGAGGCTCTCAACGTCGCGGCACATGATAACCGCGATGACACAAAAACGAAACAGCGATCACGACTTTATTTCAGTGCCCTGCCAGTTTAGTCAGGACACGTGCCTGCACACAGCGGGCACTAGCTATGCGATCAGGCCAGGCCCGCAAACGCGCGCTGGCACCACACCATGATCGGGTTCCAGGCCAGGCCCAGTGCGAGCAACGCGAGCGCATTGACACCCAGCACCGTCCCCAGCACGCGATCCTTGTTGGCAGGCAGCGGCTCGCCAACCGGTTCGTCGAAGTACATGACCTTGATGACGCGCAGGTAGTAATACGCACCGATCACCGCGCACAGCACGCCGACCATCGCGAGCCACAACATGTCGCCCTTCACCGCCGCGCCGAGCACGGCCAGCTTGGTCCAGAAACCGAGGAACGGCGGAATGCCGGCCAACGACGCCATGATGCAGAGCACCAGGCCAGCCATCCACGGGTTGCGTGCGTTCAGGCCCTTGAAGTCGTCGATGTGCTCAGCTTCGAAGCCGCTGCGCGACAGCGCAATGATCGCGCCGAACGACGCCGTGGACATGATGGTGTAGCTCACCGCGTAGAACATCGCGGCGGCATAGCCCTCCTCGCCGCCACCTGCCACGCCCATCAGCAGGAAGCCGATATGCGAGACCGTTGAGTACGCCAGCATGCGCTTGAGGTTGCTCTGCGCGATGGCCATCAGGTTACCGATCACCAGCGACAAAGCTGACAGGCCACCGATCAGCAGATGCCACTGCGGCGACAGCGGGCCCATGCCCATTTCGAGCAGGCGATACGCCATGCCGAAGGCGGCCAGCTTGGGCGCGGAGCTGATGAACAGCGCGATCGGCGCTGGCGCACCCTGATAGACGTCGGGCAGCCACATATGGAACGGCGCGGCACCCAGTTTGAAGGCCACACCGGCGATCATGAAGATCGTACCGGTCAGCAACAGCGTGCGCTCGCCCGAGCCTTCGATTGCGTCGTGGATGCCGGCCAGGCTCAGCGTCCCCGTGGCGCCATACACCAGCGACATGCCGTACAACAGCAGACCGGAGGCCAGCGAACCCAGCACGAAGTACTTCATCGCCGCTTCGGTCGCCAGGCCGTTGTCCCGGTTGGACGCCACCAGCGCATACGAGCACAGCGCCAGCAACTCCAGGCCAAGGTAGACCATCAGCAGGCTGCCGGCGGAGGTGAGCAGCATCATGCCGGCAGTCGCAAACAGCACCAGCACCGGAATCTCGCCCTGGTACAGATTGCGCTCGCGCAGATAGCTCCAGCCGTAAACCAGGCTCAGGCCACTGACCAGCACGATCACCGTCTTCATGACATCGGCGGCGGTGTCGCGCACGAACATGCCGTGGAAGGCTTCGCCCTGCCCGCCCGTGCCGGTTGCCAGCATCACCAGCACCACGGCCAGGACTGCGACAGAGAACAGGTGGGTCCAGACCTTGTGCCGCTGGCTCACGAACAGATCGATCATCAACAGTGCGAAGGCACCGCCGATCAGCACCAGCTCCGGTGCGAGCGGAGCCAGGTCAGCGGTGGTCAACGGCGCGAGCGTTGGCGTGGTCATCATCAAATCCTGAAAATCAATACGGACGGCAAGCGGTTAGAGCTTGGTCGTTGCAATCTGGGTCGCCAGCTTGGCGATCGACGGTTCCATCAGGTCGGTCAGCGGCTTCGGATACAGGCCAAGCGCCAGTACACCGGCAGCAAACACGCCCAACACGAAGGCCTCGCGACCGTTGATGTCCTTCAGCTCCGCCACATGCGCATTGGCCACTTCGCCGAAGAACACGCGCTTGTAGAGCCACAGCGTGTAGGCCGCGGTGATCACCAGCGTGGTTGCCGCAGCAAAGGCCACCAACGGATGCTTCTGGAAGCTGGCCAGGATGACCATGAATTCGCCAACGAAACCGCTCGTGCCCGGCAGGCCGGCGTTCGCCATGAAGAACAACATGGCAAAGGTGGCAAACCACGGCATGACATTCACCACGCCGCCGTAATCGGCAATGCGGCGGGTATGCATGCGGTCGTACAGCACGCCGATGCAGGAGAACATCGCGCCGGATACGAAGCCGTGCGAAATCATTTGCACCATCGCGCCCTGCAGGCCAAGACGGGCCGCATCGGTGCTGCCGTACTCGCGCACCAGGGTGAACGCGATGAAGGTGCCGAGGGTGACGAAGCCCATGTGCGCGATGGACGAATACGCCACCAGCTTCTTCATGTCGTCCTGCACCAGCGCCACCAGGCCGACGTAAATCACCGCGATCAGCGACAGCGCGATCACCAGCCAGGCCCATTGGTTGCTGGCGTCAGGCAGGATCGGCAGGTTGAAGCGCAGGAAGCCGTAGCCGCCGATCTTCAGCGCGATCGCCGCAAGGATCACCGAGCCGGCGGTCGGTGCCTCAACGTGCGCATCCGGCAGCCAGGTGTGCACCGGGAACATCGGCACCTTGACCGCGAAAGCGATCATGAACGCGAAGAAGATCCAGGTCTGTTCCTTGGCGGTCAGCTGCAGCGCGTACAGGTCGGCGAGCTGGAAGCTGCCACCCTTCAGGTACAGGTAGATCAGGCCCACCAGCATCAGCACCGAGCCGAGGAAGGTGTACAGGAAGAACTTCATGGCCGCGTAGATGCGACGCGGGCCGCCCCAGACACCGATGATCAGGAACATCGGGATCAGCATGGCTTCGAAGAACACGTAGAACAGCATCGCGTCGGTGGCCGCAAAGATGCCGACCGTGACGCCTTCGAGGATCAGGAAGGCCGCAACGTACTGGTTGACGCGCTTGTCGATCGAGCGCCAGGCGCCGATCAACGCAAGCACGGTCACCAGCGTGGTCAACACGATCAACGCGACCGCAATGCCGTCCACGCCCAGGTTGTAGCCGATGTTGTAGGCCGGGATCCAGGCATGTTGCTCGATGAACTGCATGGCATCGTTCGCCGTGTCATACCCGAGCAGCGGCAGACTCAGCACGAAGGTCGCCACGGCCACCGCAAGAGACGCCCAGCGGGCGGTCTCGGCGTTGCGCAATGCGAGGATCAGGGCGCCACCGATAATCGGCAGCCAGATCAGAAGAGACAGTAAAGGCCAGTTCGACACGTTTTCTTATTCCGTACAGGTCAACGCCAGAAATGCATCAGTACCGCCAACAAGGCGATCAAACCGATGATCATTGCGAAGGCGTAGTGATAGAGGAAACCGGATTGCGTGCGACGCAGCAGATGTGCAGCCAGGTCGATCAGTCGGGCAGAACCATTGACCGCCACGCCATCCACCACGTGGGTGTCGATTGCGCGGGAAGCCTTTCCAAGGACCACGCCACCACCGGCGAAGCCATTGATCCACAGCTTGTCAAAGCCGTACTTGTTTTCCAGCAGCCACACGATCGGCGCAAACGCCTTGCGTGACTTGGTGGCCAGCTCTGGCTTCCAGAGATAGAACAGCGCGGCCAGCAGCAGGCCGGCGACCGTCAGGAAGAACGGTGCCGCCATCATGCCGTGCAGCGCGAACGCCACCGGACCATGGAATTCTTCGGCCAATGCGCCGACGGTGTCGCGCGCCGGGTCGTAGAAGTCGACGATGCCGGTGAAGAACGACACGGCCTGCCCCTTCATCGCATGCGCCGCGTGGTGGCCTTGCCAGTCGGTACCGAACAGCATCGGGCCGATGGTGAAGAAGCCGATCGCCACCGACGGAATCGCCAGCAAGATGAGCGGCAGCGTGACCACCCACTTGGACTCGTGCGGCTCGTGCGGCTCGTGGGCACCGTGGTGACCATGACCATGACCATGATCGTCGTGCCCATGCGCATCGTGTGCATCATGACCGTGGCTGTCGTGCGTATGCACCTGCGCCTCGGCATCGGTATGGGCGCTGTCGTGATGGGCGTGCACGTCATGTGCATGCGCATCGCGGAAGCGTTCCTTGCCGT
The nucleotide sequence above comes from Xanthomonas campestris pv. campestris str. ATCC 33913. Encoded proteins:
- a CDS encoding NADH-quinone oxidoreductase subunit M, whose translation is MSNWPLLSLLIWLPIIGGALILALRNAETARWASLAVAVATFVLSLPLLGYDTANDAMQFIEQHAWIPAYNIGYNLGVDGIAVALIVLTTLVTVLALIGAWRSIDKRVNQYVAAFLILEGVTVGIFAATDAMLFYVFFEAMLIPMFLIIGVWGGPRRIYAAMKFFLYTFLGSVLMLVGLIYLYLKGGSFQLADLYALQLTAKEQTWIFFAFMIAFAVKVPMFPVHTWLPDAHVEAPTAGSVILAAIALKIGGYGFLRFNLPILPDASNQWAWLVIALSLIAVIYVGLVALVQDDMKKLVAYSSIAHMGFVTLGTFIAFTLVREYGSTDAARLGLQGAMVQMISHGFVSGAMFSCIGVLYDRMHTRRIADYGGVVNVMPWFATFAMLFFMANAGLPGTSGFVGEFMVILASFQKHPLVAFAAATTLVITAAYTLWLYKRVFFGEVANAHVAELKDINGREAFVLGVFAAGVLALGLYPKPLTDLMEPSIAKLATQIATTKL
- the nusA gene encoding transcription termination factor NusA; its protein translation is MSKELLLVVDAVANEKGVPREVIFDAIEAALASAAKKRYPDQDVLTRVTIDHKDGNYETFRRWEVVADDVVMESPDRQVRLMDAIEEADGVDVGDYVEEQIENPDFGRIAAQAAKQVIVQRVREAERQQVVDAWKDRVGELITGVVKRAERGNIFVDLGGNAEAFIPKDKGIPRDVLRPGDRVRGYLAEVRSEPRGPQLFISRAAPEFMIELFKLEVPEVGQGLVEIKACARDPGDRAKIAVIAHDTRTDPIGACIGMRGSRVQAVSNELNGERVDIVLWNENPANFVINAMAPAEVQSIIVDEDKHSMDLAVAEDRLAQAIGKGGQNVRLASRLTGWQLNVMTADQVAAKSEAEQASARQLFMDRLEVDEEISAILVSEGFNTVEEIAYVPVGELLAVEGFDEDIVEELRARARDALLNAALAEEEGLEGTQPTEDLLALEGMDEETAFALAEHGVRTSEDLSDLAADEIVDFGIEGMTQERAAALILAARAEEIARLERGE
- the nuoN gene encoding NADH-quinone oxidoreductase subunit NuoN, whose protein sequence is MTTPTLAPLTTADLAPLAPELVLIGGAFALLMIDLFVSQRHKVWTHLFSVAVLAVVLVMLATGTGGQGEAFHGMFVRDTAADVMKTVIVLVSGLSLVYGWSYLRERNLYQGEIPVLVLFATAGMMLLTSAGSLLMVYLGLELLALCSYALVASNRDNGLATEAAMKYFVLGSLASGLLLYGMSLVYGATGTLSLAGIHDAIEGSGERTLLLTGTIFMIAGVAFKLGAAPFHMWLPDVYQGAPAPIALFISSAPKLAAFGMAYRLLEMGMGPLSPQWHLLIGGLSALSLVIGNLMAIAQSNLKRMLAYSTVSHIGFLLMGVAGGGEEGYAAAMFYAVSYTIMSTASFGAIIALSRSGFEAEHIDDFKGLNARNPWMAGLVLCIMASLAGIPPFLGFWTKLAVLGAAVKGDMLWLAMVGVLCAVIGAYYYLRVIKVMYFDEPVGEPLPANKDRVLGTVLGVNALALLALGLAWNPIMVWCQRAFAGLA
- the rimP gene encoding ribosome maturation factor RimP; its protein translation is MSEKATEIANLLGPTVESLGLELLGVEYLPAPGGATLRLYIDVPLAEQPDRIINVDDCERVSREVSAQLDVEDPISGNYTLEVSSPGVDRPLFTLDQFARHVGESAKIVLKLAQDGRRRFQGQIVRIDTEAAAVVFSVDGKDVQIGFDNIDKARILPDWVALGLAPQKPNKPGPKKPGHDKKKPSNEPAAGKPRAE